One genomic region from Hirundo rustica isolate bHirRus1 chromosome 5, bHirRus1.pri.v3, whole genome shotgun sequence encodes:
- the LOC120752655 gene encoding 17-beta-hydroxysteroid dehydrogenase 13-like, translating into MNLFLELLLFLVTLVYSYLEAFVKLFLPVRRKSLSGELVLITGAGHGVGRATALEFAKRQSRLVLWDINKHGVEETAAECEKLGATVQTFVVDCSKREEIYSTAEKVKKDIGDVTILVNNAGVITAADFLSTQDHQIERMFDVNILGHMWTTRAFLPVMMNNNYGHIVTVASAAGHFVVPYMVTYCSSKFAAVGFHKALTEELSALGKDGIKTTCLCPVFINTGFVKNPSTRLGKILEIEEVVETLMEGIVTNKNMVFVPPNQSVALLLERVFPERALNLLKKMSEVKFDAVIGQRSTQ; encoded by the exons ATGAATCTGttcctggagcttctcctcttcctggTCACGCTTGTCTACTCCTACCTGGAGGCTTTTGTCAAGCTCTTCTTGCCCGTGAGGAGAAAGTCTCTCAGCGGGGAGCTGGTGCTCATCACGGGCGCCGGCCATGGCGTCGGGAGAGCGACCGCCTTGGAGTTCGCCAAGCGCCAGAGCAGGCTGGTTCTGTGGGACATCAATAAG CACGGCGTTGAGGAGACGGCGGCAGAATGCGAGAAGCTGGGAGCCACTGTTCAAACCTTTGTGGTGGACTGCAGCAAACGGGAGGAGATCTacagcactgcagagaag GTGAAGAAGGATATTGGGGATGTGACCATCCTGGTGAACAACGCTGGTGTGATTACAGCTGCCGACTTTCTCTCGACCCAGGACCACCAGATAGAAAGGATGTTTGACGTCAACATTCTGGGTCACATGTGG ACCACGAGAGCCTTTCTGCCAGTCATGATGAACAACAACTATGGGCACATTGTCACGGTGGCTTCGGCAGCAGGTCATTTTGTGGTTCCTTATATGGTGACTTATTG ctcaaGCAAGTTTGCTGCAGTTGGATTTCATAAAGCTCTGACAGAGGAGCTGTCTGCCCTGGGAAAGGATGGAATAAAAACAACGTGCCTTTGTCCTGTTTTTATAAACACTGGATTTGTCAAAAACCCCAGCACAAG GCTTGGAAAGATTTTGGAGATTGAAGAAGTTGTAGAGACTCTGATGGAAGGAATAGTGACCAACAAGAACATGGTCTTCGTTCCACCAAATCAGAGTGTCGCTTTACTGCTTGAAAG GGTGTTTCCAGAACGTGCTCTGAACCTTCTGAAGAAGATGTCTGAGGTCAAGTTTGATGCAGTCATTGGGCAGAGAAGCACCCAGTGA